One segment of Papaver somniferum cultivar HN1 unplaced genomic scaffold, ASM357369v1 unplaced-scaffold_137, whole genome shotgun sequence DNA contains the following:
- the LOC113334967 gene encoding hydrophobic protein RCI2A-like — protein sequence MSTATFIDIILAIILPPLGVFLKFGCQVEFWICLVLTFLGYLPGIIYAIFVITK from the exons ATGTCAACAGCAACTTTTATAGATATCATCTTGGCAATTATCCTTCCTCCTCTTGGAGTTTTTCTCAAGTTCGGTTGTCAG GTGGAATTCTGGATCTGTCTAGTTCTTACATTCCTAGGATACTTACCTGGTATCATCTATGCTATCTTTGTCATCACAAAATGA